The genomic interval TGTGGTGTCATTGGACTTCAGAAATGGCAGTATGATGTTTGGTCACATGACGTCACGCTGGCTAATCacatggaggcaggaggagtgCCGGGGTGAGTGAAGCTGCACTGAGATAGACCTGTGCATAAATAGAAATAGCAGTATGTGGTGATGTGCAAAACATTTAAGACCTGTGTTTGACCAAAAATAgagaataataatatatgaatggaatgttttaaatttaaaatgtgcttgttttttttattgtctttagaTAGTTTGTTACTCATTTTTTACATCATAACAGGGTCACAGGCCAGTTTAGCAACTGGTGTTTTTACCATGTTGTACTGTCCATTCTGCATAATGTTATTTAGCATTGTCTTTCTGAATCAAACTATTTAAAGTCCTATTTACTTGTAGTTCTAGCACAACCCTGTCCCAGATTGTTTTAAAACTACTTGTTTGAAATTTAAAATCACTATAAAGTTTCAACTAAATATACATTTCAAACGATTTGCAGATCAGTGCATTCTGTTTGTACTTACATTTTACTGAGCTACGTAACCTTTTTTTAAAGAGCTTGTAGACTTCTTCCCATTTACGTAAGTGTTACATAAACTCCAGGAGAGTTCACATCACCTCTGTGACACTGGATCACCTTAAAGGAGCCTACAAAGTAGAAGATGGAGATGGACAAGAAAGGGACCCCTACCTCAAGGAACACAGAGTCGTCACCTATCTCGTCATCAACCCAAAGGTGCCACCTCACGTTAGTCATGTTCATGGAAAGAAATATTGGAAAATATCATCAAATCTATGCAATTTAACCTGCATCCAGGTAGAACATCGAAGCCCGCAGCATCATTATCGTCCTAGACACACTATGGATGGAGCAAAGATGAGGGCCTCGGTCAGGATGACTCGCTACCTGGAGTCGTGGGGTGCAGCCAAGCCCTTTGCCAAcctgcaccacagagacagcatGACTAATGAGAATGGGAAGATCAACACTGcagtaggttttttttttgtgcacatGCTGTATGTTGTGCTTTTGAAGATGTTCAGCTGTCACTTGTAATCTCTCTCCCATTTTATGCTGAATCTAGGATGTGCCATTGGGACAGTATCATTTTCAGAGAAGATCAGAAAGGCAAGCTACTACTTCTACCGCTCACAACAACACACTAAGCCTTTAGCAGAATTACCTCTGTTTCTGTACTGCGCAGGGGAGGATGACATATTAGATAAGATATTTTTGAAAATATTATCTGATAAGATATTTTTTGTTGTTACCCATTAAAGGACAAAGTCTCAGAAGAAACGATTTGAGGAAGAACTCAATCAGAGGATGATAAGGACCTTTGACGGGATAAACGCTCAAAAGTACAGTGCagcattaaattaaatgatACCATCTTTGCATAAACTGAtcttttgtatttttagtttctttctgtctctttttttccctttaactTGATGCCTCCAGACAGTGGCTCAAGTCTGAAGACATACAAAGAATATCGTTATTCTTTCACAACAAATCCCTGGAGAAGGAGGTAAGAGGCAGTTGAGATGAACAATATTCACTCCTTGGTAGATGGCTAGATGATAGAAAATTGGTTGTTTCAAACTAAATTATATAACATATGGCAAGTGCTTTTTCTTTTGACAATCCTTGGCTTTCCCCATAGAGACTTGTGGTGTCTGAGTGTGCAATTGAGGGACTGTGAAGTACATTGAAGCCGTTTTTAAAAACCTGTTGTTAAAACTTGACCTCTGTTTTTATCCTTTTAGTACAGAGCAACAACTTTGCCGGCCTTCAAATACTACGTCACCTGTGCTTGCTTGAtctttttctgcattttcattGTGCAGATTCTGGTCCTTCCAAAGTACGTTTAGCTCAAATACAATATTACAGTATTAGGATTAGTGCTACCGTAATGTCTTCTTTTATAAGTAAATAATGTAGtaatgtttagttttattttttaggacAACTGTCTTGGGAATCTCGTTTGGAATGGCTTTTCTTATCCTTTCGCTGATcctctttatttgttttattgggCACTTCCTGGTAAGTAAATCCATTTACTACAAATATTCAATTTCTTGCTAGTGctcttttaatattaaaacattcgGTTGAATTAATGACATTAATTACCCACTTTCTAATGGGGCACTTTGGTCCTTAACATTTGTCCTAATTTCATACTAAGGCCACATAAGTGGTTCAGTGGTCTCTTTGGAAAGCTTTTAAGTGCCCTTGTTGTTGGCTGAGGTACCTCCTAAGATTAACAGAAGTACCACTCCACTATGACCTTGGGACAAAAATTGATCCTGACCCTGCACATGACAGAGGCGCTCCTTGTTCATCCACTCACCGCCATCTTTGTCTTGGATTTGTTCCCCACATATAGTAGCTGATCATTTGTGATGTTCACAGTTGAATCAAATCATGTGCTTGTATTCGGTATTGGCCTACATAGTATTTCTTGTCTTTTTAGTGAAATGATGCCATTAAGCCTCTAATTTGCCCATAGTACCTATAATACTGACGTTGCAAGCAGTTGTTTCAGCTCTACATTTCCATTAATGCAATTGGTACATCGTGGCCCATCCTCACCTTATTGTACTGTAATGTCTGTAATGTACATCCCACAGCTACTCGGATGTCACATCCACTTAGCCACATTAATGCTCTGATTTTGTTGTGAGATGATCAAGTAAATAATATGGGCTTTTGATATCATTGAATCATCTTTTCCGGCTGAGATGTACAGTaacgttttttttcttctttttgtatttctttgaGCATAGCAGTCTGAGAGGAATAGGGTGTCCTCAACCTCAAGTTGTCTTGAATGTTTTTACTTGGAAATAGACTTTCCCACTGTACAATAATTATCTCTGTATTTTATTGAGTGACTATGTAATGATTGATTGATGTGCAGCAACAGTTCGTTCCCTATTTCTCCTAAACCACTGCTACAATCATACCTAAATATGACTGGTACTGCATAGGCACTCGTTTATCCCTCCATTTATATGTTTTCTTCTGGACCATTTAGCATGGTTTGCGAACATTAAAAGGCTGGGTGGGATCCTGCCATTTAGTAGCCTAGTAAGAATGAAGAGGTATTCCACTCATCTGCAACTAGCATGTAATTCACATCTCTCCTCCTGAGTCCTGAGATATATAAGACGTTTCTTAGGCCCACGATCTGTTTGTCCCAGGGAGGCTGATCAGGATCGTACCTTGATAACTGGACTTTtagttccagtttccattttttAAAGTGAGAACGCAACTACTACAAGTCCTTGAAACTTGGCTCAATTAAATTATTCCTGCAACATTCACGTTGGAATTTCcaaaattaaatgaattaaaattaaaaagtaaattcaAAAGTAAGTAGAAACCAAGCCAGTAggggaaacagacagacagagaagccaTGGCAGAAGTTAGTGCTAAGAGAATTATAATTTCAGATACTGTAATGAAGATAAGCAGTATGTTTAATGAAAAAGgctgcttgagtgttacaagcgaGTGTTGCGACCCTTCGAGCAGTCGCAACGAGAAAGAAGCCGATACTGATTGTGTTCATGACCTTTAATATCTCTGCCTGTTTGTCCTCCTGTGTACTTCACATTTATGCGTTTTTGTGTACATATCCCTGCAGCACTGCAGTAAAAGTGCCTCCACTTCTTGGATGTGGCTTCTGAGGTCATCAGTCATTATTGCCAACAAGCCATGGCCTCGCATCACTCTCACCATGACAACCACAGCTCTAATACTTATAATGGCAGTCTTCAACATGGTAAGCTTTATGTGCAGATACTACAGTAAGAGACACTAATTAGAGATTcagtaaaaataaactgcacGCACAACCCACCTTTCAAATGAAACTGTCATATTGGTTGAtgctaattaataaaaaaaaaaaccatttGATTCAACTACAGTAATGTACATAAGTAGtattccttttatttatttcattttcatttatttcatttcttggCTGAGAAAAAGACATAACTAAAGCTCGGCCGTACTGTATATCTCTGGTTTAGCCTTCACACAAATTGATTCAGAGATTCTAATCTTGTTTGGCCGCGATGTGAGTGAGTTGTGCAGGGTGGATGAACCAAATTAACTTTACTCAAGCCAATCGTCATCTTATCCTGCAAGTTAGTTTTTAAAGGAAACTACTGAACGTTTGTTTTCTTTACTGAAAAGATTATTTCTCTTAGAAGTAAAAAGCATTTACTAATGCATGGTGTAAAAGGCAAGTGTATAAGGCTGTGGCATTTTTATTGTCTGGAAGTCTTTTCAGACAAATACCTAATTTCTGGTGACcagtttgtgcttttttatCTCTAGTTCTTTTTGGAAGACAATGTATGGCCTCCAGGTCCTGTTTACAATTCATCCAACGAAACAATGTTTTATCCTACCGGGCAACTCATTGCCTTCACTGGCAAAAACAATTTCTACCTTCCTGTGAGTGAAGATGAGTGTTAATGTGATTCTCATTATATTGATTAATACATTTCTTTAATAACTTAAAGAAGTCAGTAAATTCTGTCTGTGTAGTATTTAATTTACAGTTGCATCCTCGGACTGATATCGTGCTCCGTGTTCCTGAGGGTAAACTATGAGCTGAAGATGATCATTATGCTGACGGCAGTGGTGGTCTACAATGTCATTATTCTCCAAACACATGCCTCGCTCCTGGATGAATATAGCAGATTCCTGTACATCACCGAAAGCCTGGACAGGTAAGGAAGCATCAATTTACCTGAATATAGATGCAGGCAGTTCACAATGTGACAAAGACCGCCACCAGATAAGATTCAGCCATGTTAGCTGTACTTTACTGTAGAATAGTATTGGTGGCTCAGATGTCTCTGGCAGACCGGTGAGAGTAGCCTACGAGGCTGATGCAGGCCTTATTGACAGATGGCTACCTCACAGATTGAGCACAGTATGTTGTTGGCATTATCTAATATGATCAAGTTTATGCCAGTAGACTTGTAATGAAACAGGACTTCGGGAAGTTTGTGCAGTGTCCTGCCACTGTTTTCGCGCGTTATTGCTTCACTGCGGCTGCTGCGTTGTCACCAACAAACCCTGGTGTTTTTTTCCACCGGGTTTTACTACTTGTGAACTACTTGTGAACTGAGTTTAGTTGTGTGTCGTTTGTCCCGCAACAAAAGAGCCCAGCAGCCGAGTTTTGAGCATTCTTTAATTTCTCTGCAGTCCAATGACATTTGCAGTCCTCCCGGCCGAGGGGATGGACATAATGTCCTTCATGACTTTGCATCCAACAAAGCAGAGGCAGACTGATGCACAATTGCACTATTTTTCACAAAGCGTTGCTAGGTTGAACACAGCTACAGTGTATAACGATGCTGACTGATTTCCCGTAGAAGTGCCTGCATGTAGCTCTCCTCCAGGGTTTAAGCATCATATGACAGGGATAAGTCAGGGTGATGTCTGCTTCTCTGTATATGTGAAGAGTCATCTGCTTTCAAACTACAGTAGATATAAGCACCCACTGCTGTTATGCTACTTTAAAAAATTCATGCAGACTTGCTGATATTGGGAGAACGGGAGgagtcctcctctcctctgagtGACAGGTTCTCCTGATGGAAGCTTACCCAGGTCACCCTACGTTTAAACAAGCCATCCACACGGGTTAGTTTAGATGGGACTTGTTGAGAACTCTTTCCTAACTTTCTCACAGAAACTTTGAAAGGATGCATTTTATGACTTTCTAAAACCCTGAGTGACAGCTTGCTCCAAGACTCAGTTTTTATGACCAGAAAGCTTGACAGGCTGTCTTCCCTGACCATGGCCCCAAGTCAGATTTGACTTTTTCTGCTGTGATGTCAGATGGGTTCAGGGACTGTAGAGGGTGATCATTATTTCAGACCAGATGATTGGTCTTGCAGCCCATATGTATACAGTACACAATAATGTACATAAACATGCTTTGTAGTCCAGTAATATAGTAAGTTAAGTTTAATTTTTAGTAGAGAAAGAGAGTTGCCTGTTTGTAGATACTGTACTCGCGCATCTGTCCATATCAGCTATGTTAGCATACTGTCACGTTTTTACAGCTGCTTAGCCAATAAATTTCACACAGCATCTGGACAGCTATTAATAGCTAattaatgtttgtatttgtactgTTAAGGACTGGCAGCACTTGTCATTCACTCGTTCCTTAAAGGATAATAAATTAGCTACTACAAACTTTCTAATACAGTAGTTTCTGCTGGAGTTGTCTGCTGAGCCACAGATAAGACACCAATAATAACCAAAAGGCACATGCACAAGTTAGGATGGGAGTCACATCAGAAGGATCTTTTTTTGTATGCTCAGATGAATACGTTAAGATGTGAATTTACTTTTATGTAATTATATAACAAACTGTATGGGTTTTGGGTTGTTTCTTTTCGCACTGCACACTATATATACACAACAGCTGTGCTGTAGCATGATTGGTTGCCTAATCCTGCCTAGAGCATGCTCCCCGTTTAAGTGCCGTGATGGTAGGAAGAAACCAGTTTTCGCTGTGTTTACAGAGCTGAATCCTTGCAGATTGTGAACACCAGTTTATTGCTTCCGCAGACTGTTTCTAGTCTGTGCTCAGCCACTGCAATGTAAACAAGCTCTTGTCACGACAAAGCAGAAGTGACAGTCTTAATGGAGTGACAGCTTGGAATAAAGTGGCCTGTTAAGCATCCATATGACACATGGCACAGGCGACTGATTACAATCtggattttaattaaatgtactTACTCTCATTTCTCTGCCCTTGAAGGCCAGGAGTCCTCAAAGACTTGAAGACTATGGGTTCTATCTCCCTCTTTATCTTCTTCATCACTCTGCTTGTGCTTGCCAGACAGGTAAGTCCAAACTATAATAGTTTGAATGATGTTATCATCTCTCTTCTGCTGCCCTTTTTTATCTAACTTGTTACATACGAATCATACTGTAGCTTTCATCTGTGCTTCTATAGTACATCAGTATCACACCTTCAATGGAATCTTTATCTATTTATAATGTTCATATGTTTTCTTGTACTATAACTTAATGCAGACTGTATTGTGAGGGATACTATGATTCCACAGTATCTTACATGTTGTTCAATTAGTTTTTACTACAGTAAGTACTGAATCAAGGGTGGCAGGAGAGACATGTTATTTCATAGCTATCAACTACTGTATGCATTCTGTAGCTGATaagctcacagctgctgtggcaCACAGTGCGAAGCCAGAATGATGGCACCAGTTCGCCACTCAGGACCAGTGAATCATCAGTACTGCACTCACTCAGTGGACTTTTGGATTTACTAGCCAGGAGACGCAGGGGCCACAGACTGATCGTTCTGAAGACGTGTGTGCTCTTTAGTGTGGCTATTTTAAGGTTATGCTTCACTGGAGGGTACTTGTGTGTACACAGGAACTGTTGTGTTCCTGTGCTTTTTCCTCCACCAAGAGGTGTATATACTCAAAGTCAaccctctgtcacacacactagAAAGTTATGTATATATTACATTAGTATTATATTGTATAGTATTACAGTAGGTTCTGTTACACAGTCTAAATCAAACATGCAGTATGAACTACCGTGTGACTATTTGATTCTGAATAGATGCTTAAGAAAGTCAAAGTAAGGGAGGAGGTTGTATGATCTGACCTTTCGAATTAACATACATGGGACTAATATTACAAACCCACATTCATTCAGTGAAACACATGTTGTAAGTCTttttaaagaagaagaagaaaaaagtcaTTCAGGTTTTAGCCTGTGAATAAGCAAGTTGCCATTAAATTACTGTCCTATTTAGGACCTTGAACATCTTAGGAGGAGACACATCCAGGTCATTTTCAAACGAAACCCAGCTGGCTGTTTTCACAAATGAGAACACATTTAACGTGGACTATCACTTGCTGAGTCCGTAGCTGGTTCTCTGGAGATTGTCTGTTATGATGGAATGATTTTCTATGCAAGTGTGACTTGTTGCCCATTTTCTCAGTGTTGCATTTAGTCTCGTCGGTGTTCACACTtgtagctgtttctgtttttttctgactggATGATCTGTACCTTCAGTCTCCTCACTTCTGTGTCCTCTTGTAACAGAATGAGTATTACTGTAGGTTGGACTTCCTGTGGAAGAACAAATTCAAGAAGGAGTGTGAAGAAATTGAAACCATGGAGAACCTTAACCGTGTTTTACTGGAGAATGTCTTGCCTGCACATGTGGCAGAACACTTCCTGGCACGCAACTGGAAGAATGAGGTACGGTTTTCTTTCCATGTGCACACGAGTAAAACATGGTGTCTTCTTCAAATGGGCAAGgcccattcatttgtttttgctggatCAGGCAGTTtaatgcaaacatacagtatgagattTTAATATTGCATTTGATGGTCGAGTGGAACAAGCTCTGCGTGTTCTTATTGAACCCCCACGCCTTTTTGATGAGACAGAAATGACTATCCATTTGCTGTCTTGCCAGTAAGATATTCTCATTTATCATTCTGAGCCCTGTGATGATCACTGAGTGCTTATCCGGCCGTGAACTGTAAAGAGTAAAGTTTCACATCCAAGAAGTGTTAGAGGACGTGGTGTCTTTGAGGTCATGCAGGTTTAAACAGaagtgctgcttctgctgcaaaaATTCAGAATGAAGAGTCAGCAAATGGCTGCGTTCCTAccaccaaacaggagccaggATCAAGTTACTGCTCTATTGGATTTGAATGCAACTTTATcaatatttagctgttttacCTTCCTTGATTGGGTCCTTGAGGGGTCACAGTTTTTATCTGACATGTTTGAAGCCAGATATTTGCTTGTAAGAAATGTTTTCTATATTTCATCCATGTATCCTTTACACCGTTGTTTTACTAATTGCATTGCGTTGTTCTGTTCAGGATCTGTACCACCAGTCCTATGACCTGGTGTGCGTCATGTTTGCCTCTATCCCAGACTTTAAAGAGTTCTACACAGAGTCCGATGTCAACAAAGAAGGATTAGAGTGCCTTAGGCTTCTAAATGAAATCATTGCTGATTTTGATGAGGTAATTAACTCTAATAGTGTTCACAAGAGCTTAACTCATCCGGATACATAAAAAATGACCACTTGTTTCAGAAATGGTTTcttttcttactgtatgtttatcaATTTCGCACCTGTGTAGCTGCTGTCCAAGCCTAAATTCAGCGGCGTGGAAAAGATCAAGACCATTGGTAGCACTTACATGGCTGCTACTGGGCTGAATGCATCACCTGGGCCTGAGTACACGTCACaggtcctcacacacacatacacacacagaccgtTTGTGTTTAGCACATCGGTCCGAATTTCAACGAGATCGTCCCACAACCCACTGCGTTTGAACTGATTAGTGGTTGTCTTCTTCACAGGAGCATGACAGACAGTACATGCACATAGGGACGATGGTGGAGTTTGCATTTGCTTTGGTGGGGAAGCTTGATGTAATTAACAAACACTCCTTCAATGACTTCAAACTCAGAGTTGGTAAGTATAACACAAATAATATGCAAATTGCTGTGAAATTAAGTGAAATCACAGTCTTTGCAAAACGTCAGTTTGGCTAAGTATATTTCAGCTGCCTTATAAGTAATTTGACCCTGTCAAATATTAAAGGTTATCTGACCAACGATTCTTTTTGGAATCACTGTAGACTACAGTAACTTTGTAAATGGAACATCAACATGCTGGAGTATTGGGGAGGGCATCACGATTAGATGTGCAAGAGAAACATCTGCCAAAGGCTCAGTTTGAGCTGGGTCATGGCCCATAATAAACTTCTTGGCTGGTGGGCTCAGGGAATTAGTTTTGCTCTGGGGTGGCAAGCTGCCGACCCAGTGGCAGCAGCCACAAATCTTGATGCTCCCTGCGCAGTACTTTACCTGTGGCCTAATGTTTTTAGGCTGTATGCAATGTTCTTTCATACCACGCACTGCTGCATAATCCTCCAAAACAAATCAGCCCGAGTTTCATGAGTCCACAAAACATTTTCACTAAACGTGTTACCCTGGGCTGCTTTTATTTACCTCATTGAGTATTCTGTGCTGTGACTTGAGTCATCTAAGCTACAGTGGGTGCTTGTTGCGACAGAGCAGCCACACAACAAAACTGAATACATAAAAGCTTTGCAACATTTTCCAAAATGATGCAAATTAAATATTCGTGTGATGCATAGTTCACATCAGCAGATACGttttaaatagaaaacacattaaaagtcAAAGAGGCTTTAATTCACACCTCCAGACTTTCTGTGATTGAACTGCAGATTCTAAAGGCAGGTTTCTAAATGATGCAGGTAATTCCAAAGGGTTCACTTAGGTAATTTTGCCATTATAACAGCAAAGTGAGAGACTGACTAAAGATTAGAGGGGGGATTGAAGAGAAAAGCAGACAGGAGCCAGCTCTCTGCTTGCTGTAAGTCAGAGTTCGATACCTTCAACCTGTCTCTGAAGATCACAGCATGGGATGCTCCATTAACTCAGCtgttagtgtgtctgtgtgtgcgagggagcgagagagaaaggagaCTGAACATCCCTGCTGCTTACAGATGGGCCTAAAGCACTCCATCAGACTGGGATAAAAGTCCCCACCTGCTGGGGCCAGACAAAACCAGTGGCTGTGGGCCTTTGTGCGTTGCTTGCACACTTGCACTACAGTCTCAAGCAATCTGGAAATGGATGCAGGACTGAATAGAGGCCCAGTGTCATCTCTCTGATCTGAAAATTCCACAACCTGTTCGGCTTAGATGCTCATTGTTGTTCCTACTTCACTTAATGTTGAATTGTTGATGTGTATGTTGAAAGATGTTTGTTGCTGCACAAATcataatacatactgtatactgtataaattGAATATAATTCAAAGACATTTCAAATGGGCTATTTTAACAAAATCATTTTACAATTTACGTGTTTACCATTTAGTTTTATGTGAAAATGTTATACATATGTTACTATCCAGTCTTCATTGCTTTGTCACTTTTCAGGTATTAACCACGGTCCGGTGATTGCTGGAGTCATTGGAGCCCAGAAACCACAGTATGATATTTGGGGGAACACAGTGAACGTAGCCAGTAGGATGGACAGTACTGGAGTCCTTGGAAAAATACAGGTAAAGATGGCCCATGCCACCACAAACATTCAAAATGACATCTTCATTCTCACCAATGCTGGAAAGGGTCTAGAACCCTGCTTCTCTCCTTCAATCTTCTTTTTGATCTGCACAATTATAGTGAACTACATTTGCTTTACTCTTGGCCTTGCAGCACGTTCATCTGGTGGATTGACATTTTTGCTAAATTGCATTGTTCTTGCTGTGTTCTGAGTGCTACAGGGACAATGGTGGTGAAGGGTTTTTGGCTCCATGGCTTCTACATTCATTGGCCAAAGTAATTTCATAATGGTTGGCTGTATCTCATCTACTGGTTGCATAACTATGTAGATTTGCTGCTTTCATGCTTTACAGTAAGTTGCTGGCATTTGCTTGTATAGGTTTTCTATATCCTGGTAGCGCAGAACTTCCTTTCTGGCATTATACTTGTCATTGCAGTCACTGCTTGACAGTTTTGATATGGACCAATGTCTACTGAACGTTTGTGGCAGTGACTAATAGATAAATGCCACTGACAAAGGCGTCATGCCCCAAAGTAATTCTTCTGAAGAAGAAACCTAAACCCGATGGCCTCTTTATCAGTCAAAGTGGACTCACTTTGGATTTAGAATTTAAAACCTGTCAGCCTCGATGCCACCACTGCTGCGGTACCTCCAACGCAGGACATTCTTGATGCCAAGGAGATTGAACCGTGGATGTCCCAGTGTTAAAGAGGATTAGAGACGGTCCTCCCTCCCTTTTGCAGCAGATTCCCAGGGATAGAGCAGGGATTCACTGTGGGATTCTGACTTATGTCCCTCCACAGATAAACAAGCTGGTGAAATGGCGATTTGATGCTTAGTCAGAACACTGCCCCTGTTTGGACAGGCTCCACAGTTTTATGCTGTCAACGTGCCATCATCTGCACTGTATGTTGAGGAGCATAACACCTGCTGGTTAAACCACAACACATCTACTGAGCAACTGCAGGATTTGAACCGCAGTGCGGTTTGGATCAGATGCTGACAATTGACACCACTAATGGCTTTTTGACGAGATGTCTAGTGATGCTTCAGCCCAGACACTGACAGTTCTTAACAATTTACTTCCTACAGTAGTTAGACGGTCTTGTTTTCACTCAGACTCAGATGACTGAACAAGTtcttgtggttatttgtttttttaaacgttaAACAGCAGACATTTATGAGCATCAATTTGAAGGATGCCTACTTTTACTTCCAGTGGCATGAGAAGCTTTAAAACCAAGTGCAATGATTGGGGTTTATGTGACTTAACTAGGACATTCCATGTCTCATACCAAGAGTGGTTTTAATTGGTGTTACTATGAATCCCAAGCTGAAGGCCTTTCTTTCCCTCAGAATGTAGAGGACAGCCATGTCTGAttctgaggagcagctggagtctgA from Betta splendens chromosome 16, fBetSpl5.4, whole genome shotgun sequence carries:
- the adcy2a gene encoding adenylate cyclase type 2 isoform X1, which gives rise to MSFFLHLVLAFGVFVCRMIEIWRTRSFSPSPFPHFPPTFLSHSKEHSLCTPLHFPLQHVGRRSKKRMLRSTLGAFLPPLRPAHAASDSDSPSAFSCLRLKDLGEEVAAELQDTPEIRGSLTGVPNRTNNSRKAEQGTCSLSVVETTNTSAVTTTSVFSRFSSSFMAPRSMWQEAIRRKQYFLDRTGGSGERDKGGGGQERRNRSPDWLYESYYCMSQQHPLIVFLLLIVMGACLALLTVFFASGLNIEDHVAFVITVPTALAIFLAVFVLVCIESIFKKLLRVFSLVIWGCLVAMGYLFMFSGGIICPWDQVSFFLFIVFVVYTMLPFSMRDAIIASVVTSASHTIVLSVCLSTSADRMEPTVVWQILANIIIFLCGNMAGAYHKHLMELALKQTYQDTCNCIKSPIKLEFEKRQQERLLLSLLPAHIARVMKAEIIQRLKGPNFGQIENTNNFHNLYVQRHTNVSILYADIVGFTRLASDCSPGELVHTLNELFGKFDQIAKENECMRIKILGDCYYCVSGLPESLQNHAKNCVKMGLDMCEAIKKVRDATGVDINMRVGVHSGNVLCGVIGLQKWQYDVWSHDVTLANHMEAGGVPGRVHITSVTLDHLKGAYKVEDGDGQERDPYLKEHRVVTYLVINPKVEHRSPQHHYRPRHTMDGAKMRASVRMTRYLESWGAAKPFANLHHRDSMTNENGKINTADVPLGQYHFQRRSERTKSQKKRFEEELNQRMIRTFDGINAQKQWLKSEDIQRISLFFHNKSLEKEYRATTLPAFKYYVTCACLIFFCIFIVQILVLPKTTVLGISFGMAFLILSLILFICFIGHFLHCSKSASTSWMWLLRSSVIIANKPWPRITLTMTTTALILIMAVFNMFFLEDNVWPPGPVYNSSNETMFYPTGQLIAFTGKNNFYLPYLIYSCILGLISCSVFLRVNYELKMIIMLTAVVVYNVIILQTHASLLDEYSRFLYITESLDRPGVLKDLKTMGSISLFIFFITLLVLARQNEYYCRLDFLWKNKFKKECEEIETMENLNRVLLENVLPAHVAEHFLARNWKNEDLYHQSYDLVCVMFASIPDFKEFYTESDVNKEGLECLRLLNEIIADFDELLSKPKFSGVEKIKTIGSTYMAATGLNASPGPEYTSQEHDRQYMHIGTMVEFAFALVGKLDVINKHSFNDFKLRVGINHGPVIAGVIGAQKPQYDIWGNTVNVASRMDSTGVLGKIQVTEETRRTLLTLGYMCSCRGIINVKGKGELKTYFVHTEMTRSLSQGNVMS
- the adcy2a gene encoding adenylate cyclase type 2 isoform X4 encodes the protein MSFFLHLVLAFGVFVCRMIEIWRTRSFSPSPFPHFPPTFLSHSKEHSLCTPLHFPLQHVGRRSKKRMLRSTLGAFLPPLRPAHAASDSDSPSAFSCLRLKDLGEEVAAELQDTPEIRGSLTGVPNRTNNSRKAEQGTCSLSVVETTNTSAVTTTSVFSRFSSSFMAPRSMWQEAIRRKQYFLDRTGGSGERDKGGGGQERRNRSPDWLYESYYCMSQQHPLIVFLLLIVMGACLALLTVFFASGLVSFFLFIVFVVYTMLPFSMRDAIIASVVTSASHTIVLSVCLSTSADRMEPTVVWQILANIIIFLCGNMAGAYHKHLMELALKQTYQDTCNCIKSPIKLEFEKRQQERLLLSLLPAHIARVMKAEIIQRLKGPNFGQIENTNNFHNLYVQRHTNVSILYADIVGFTRLASDCSPGELVHTLNELFGKFDQIAKENECMRIKILGDCYYCVSGLPESLQNHAKNCVKMGLDMCEAIKKVRDATGVDINMRVGVHSGNVLCGVIGLQKWQYDVWSHDVTLANHMEAGGVPGRVHITSVTLDHLKGAYKVEDGDGQERDPYLKEHRVVTYLVINPKVEHRSPQHHYRPRHTMDGAKMRASVRMTRYLESWGAAKPFANLHHRDSMTNENGKINTADVPLGQYHFQRRSERTKSQKKRFEEELNQRMIRTFDGINAQKQWLKSEDIQRISLFFHNKSLEKEYRATTLPAFKYYVTCACLIFFCIFIVQILVLPKTTVLGISFGMAFLILSLILFICFIGHFLHCSKSASTSWMWLLRSSVIIANKPWPRITLTMTTTALILIMAVFNMFFLEDNVWPPGPVYNSSNETMFYPTGQLIAFTGKNNFYLPYLIYSCILGLISCSVFLRVNYELKMIIMLTAVVVYNVIILQTHASLLDEYSRFLYITESLDRPGVLKDLKTMGSISLFIFFITLLVLARQNEYYCRLDFLWKNKFKKECEEIETMENLNRVLLENVLPAHVAEHFLARNWKNEDLYHQSYDLVCVMFASIPDFKEFYTESDVNKEGLECLRLLNEIIADFDELLSKPKFSGVEKIKTIGSTYMAATGLNASPGPEYTSQEHDRQYMHIGTMVEFAFALVGKLDVINKHSFNDFKLRVGINHGPVIAGVIGAQKPQYDIWGNTVNVASRMDSTGVLGKIQVTEETRRTLLTLGYMCSCRGIINVKGKGELKTYFVHTEMTRSLSQGNVMS